ctcgggggttgttaaaaagcaccatgtactttgtgtttaaatttatcgtacggcttttcttgccctgacaaaatatgttttgcaccaggtagaaaatgctgagatttctgtggtgcacatacttggtaaaggctttttctatctcacaattctcactagcactctccatgagatcatcaacaatcgccaaattcaccttctccggtgggaataattcgtcatctacgaatgtattcggcagaccctccacaaatctggcgtggggaaaagagagagagatttcatcatatagtttttgccaacacgaataaaaccatacaatattatcaggtttctgagaaaaattagcttcaatattatatagcagctgttttacaaaatagctctttccagaattagacgggcctgctagaatgcacgagaacgggtgttgcagacgcgtatccatcacaatactcgactaatacccaaaaggtaatgttgtgaaatcgtctaatagtcgccgctttgtataaacgcacttttgtgttttgcgtaatggccttgtttcaatatcccagtactttttatttctcacaatggacgcctgctgtacgacaatacgtttctgagtttctgcggcagaattgcgcgggtagtccagaactagatctttcagactgttgaaattaatagattgagagttaccaacatttagtgttatccccttaacttttaagacagttttaccggtgttgagtttgtagccgtaagttttggggcccgcggatacaaattctgtgatgtgtgtaccatcgggtatttcactggtcagctcccccaggtaatcgcctaaaggcggttgccactcaccatctctctgtacaaaaataactgagtctgtgtcgtgataaaggcacctctcctgcagccggtccagcagcgaatagagctctaaccgagcatacgctgttgtaaaacacgctataaaaatgtttgtgtttttgttgagtgtgtggtggccttttgcatatttccagttaatggttgcggtgtcatcatcaaggaaatgtaacatcgaaatgtcatagtaaggcaggaacaaatacttaaaaagctcatctggatccctaacaatgctggtacatgatagattagatctctgagcaaactttccccataaagaatttaagaaaagcttggagatctggcgcttagcaggattgacagctatattttcaggccgtaattggacaccttctttttcaagaaaagagtcaatgtactgccgtttcttggcgtcatcagtgcaccagctaggataaccagaggcttcctgcttatccctaagatgtaatttaatgtaaggcgcaaacagatcatcagtggttttaggaaaatgccatatttcatagatgtgagcgatccgataccctttttctatcgccatctcgagctctatagtgcaccaggtgcctgtcagcgcccgttcttcatcactgtgggcacaaatatctgcctgggaatctgcagcgcatgtgtagcaaaggggaaacattaattttttgttgagttttaccggtagaactggaaaaaataaatctctcggcgggtagaccttgactctagcaatgccaaagtattttttaatgaatccaaaattgtcgtagatgatgtctgggtggcctacagggtatgttttagttttgtttacaaaggggtacagactggtgaaatcgtagtagtgtaaagtctccccttcttccagatggtgatagagcttaatggcgttagttcgcccgccataaagcgcatcacgggggtctaaaggagcggggaattccatctgacgaagaaatgtttgaaggttagaatcattttcaaccatttcattccactcatgttcccacatcagtcttactgtgtacccgcaacactgtaagtaacgctttttagctaaaaaggtgtaatataactggccgtaggacgtgcttgtgaccttatttgtgtcattttcattatagcacacgggacaaccgtggtaaaaacacccctgaaattcaaaggctatgtgctggccgctaacataggcatagccatctagaaaatacttcccgacctgtttttcaccgcctctcaaagcgtgctgtatgtcgatgttctcagagtgggctacatacatgagccactgtatagcgggtgtcgagtagcgcttttttgccttgtgataattatcaccaggtaaaatggcgattgtcttttttggaagaaatttaaaccggtacattgtcatacacaccgaggccagggtgatgagctgaaaaggatcaacacatctgcgcactacaatcttttgcttttgacgcttacagtattttttaacatttttctgcgtcatctgcataatacgctctctatagatctcgcaggcgtgtctcaaaatttcaacatcttgtttgcaataagattttagctcggccttgaagtcaaaagttgtatttacctgtgtctcataccactccaggaactctaccttctcaccaggtgacatgtactccaccccataatattttacatcaggtatgggacctacatagttttggttttctctggtattgaaaaagtgtggaaaatgccctttgcctcctgaaaagcccatggcctgtggtaatttactgagtttcatggggataaaatttagagagtctatgaaccttatagacaaatcgggtagcgacacacacaagaggcggccaccttgggttatcaactgtacttgtagtttttcagaaatcagttccttaacaataaagtatgcatcatatcttccaccattgtgggcaataaatgtatgatctgaaaatttaccgcctgtaaagaactgtacaaagtcatgtgtacaggtatcgccctcaaactcccaggaggggtggccatacagcgttgtagcataaatgtaattcgggatgtgcgtgcctgtctcctgcatacattcaaaatcataaaagatatagcaatctgactcatcctgtgctacatacttccgcatgtaacaaagatgggcatcgaatttatttatatgtctgcgacatacaggacagcgcaaaccattacatttatgctctgtttcactatttctggggacaaaaaggttgcatttatcacaaaatgttttaagtctgcagaatgctgggtcgcctaatccaaattgtttgtgataatctaggcacacgctcgagcggcaataaactctgcaaacaggacatctgggctgttggtcggcaccgctttctatgcaattctctctctgacatgctttacaaaaatactgacaggagtggttgtttttgtggtgaaacactgaattgcagagctcacaaaagtacttagcgccgataaaacccttcatatttttgataccgtagtagtgattatcatggaacaatatgaatacggttttgccaatagctgtattaccgctctcaaagtaacgccaatcgccctgactatagtacagtactttaatggtgacccccaaatatttttcaaatgcagggatgtcgctaaaactcactaattgatcatcagggatgcccagtgctgcgtgtatgtttttagagcggttcagtaaaacaccatcactgacatccgtgtcgtccatcagggcgcacacactgacagccaaacacagatttgacttgtaattgttaaaatcatacagccattgtctcttttgtttaatgatctgactgctcgctatagatttcaagcgcctttttacaccaccgcgtcggtttttaatgatggtgacgactagctttagcgaattggatgatatgcattcactgttactttgaagtgcgcgggcaacagcatttaaaaaagattcggaattaaaatcttcacgggtttgttttgtagtgaaaatagggtctaaagtatcaccggcatcaaaccttaactgtacaaagtcgccaggttcaatgtccctgatgattctatccagtaatgcctgaatgccttcatgaacaatattcaagccctcttcaaatgatcgtacacgctctaaatttacaaatctaaaatgatctgtatgtatatgaccgttgaaattgcggagggccctttcatgatgatggatgtgttgcaaaaatactgtatgatcggggcgccgcacattaccagcagcgtcagcgtctgcggattgtgaattttgtgtagatgcctgtgcggcatctgcagagctgcctggactatgtgagtgctgttctgactcttgtgacgacatcTGTGGTGACTGTAGAGGCATTGCAGGACACATGGCACCACggcgcctcctagagcatagcgcccgtctagcgctgaccaacaattttagagccctctttataactctagccctattatacctgggtagtgttagtttaggtggtttatgcatgccgtagccgaccatatctagtcataatggggtcgctgtagttgttatctcgccatccagcagcaggctccgaagtgcgtatagttcggacttattagcctgtgttgggttttgtgttaataataatttttcaaaagtatcacaaaaaaacattattttggggacccagcgtttgtagcgtaagtagcggccgatgtgttcctgaaatacaagcatttcaacggggtcccagctgcgggattcatgctgcagatctatagctggcgcatgaatccgtggctttttacacaccttaagctctttacaccccttaacatcatccggccgcgacctctttgaccgtttcttaacattaacagagttagatacacagacatgagatatgtcacccaaattagagggtcctgagggtccggccccagaggcattagcaggacccgttacacatggcgctgacggttgcatagtgtgggacatacgtataatgagcggttctatggatggttgcttaccatcagcgagctgatcaatctcgcgatcatactcttcacgactcatcgtggctgttgcacccacggcgcaggatgcggttggtgactctgtaacatgttttgttttccgcttatgttttcggggtgcctcgagcacttctggatatagtggcgcggggtcattcacacggattgtcgatggctgaccggtacttgaatggggtatttcacgatggtccgacggtacagggtttcctgcgtcctgcaccacgcagatcggtgatagcggatatgctctaacagaaccattagccgtctgtatcgccggccacgCTTGTGCTGCgtcattctcggtgatctgtagcggctgtagaggtgctggaggtgtttttctcatgactttgcgcttagctgtaggaaagattatacatgtgtcagatatgtgcgagaccgtcgcaggccgctgcgcatagctgcaggaaagattatacgtgtgccagatatgtgtgagaccgacgcaggccgctgcgcttagctgcaggatagattatacatgtgtcagatatgtgggggCCATGGATCTCAATGATGAAGCACGTGCATCATTGACTGTACAGAGACTGTGcctgtataccaaaatatacacttacgggatagcgatgtgtggtgaatgattgccgtggcgtcttctgcagcttctgcgatgctctccattagctccggtatattctcttttgtgaaaattcttctaggcttcagtttacaagctataaataaagatacaggccttagtagaggcgtggtggattttcgcagagcggttgtgcaaaaaaaaaaaaaaaaaaaaaaaaaaaaaaaaacttttcatacgattctcACCTCTCCCTTTTTTGCccgccggtccgagctgttttttaggtgctctagaatcagggctgtttctcggcgtgggggtctggtacatcagttcctcaacaggcggctgattgtgttccgtggtggttggttctggaaacatgtcgacatctgtaaagaattaatatatatatttacacgtctaaatacttaaaagctatatacacacacacacacacatacatacacagcagtcacacaacgcacctatgatgccttgagtcaaatcccacacagcagcgacacctgcattagtgttactatactcagctccaggtgtatcacactccagagtaggcacgctgaagccgtttaaaaaatcatcgctatagttgctgataaattcatctacagcatcgggggtgttcctggtaaattcatctagattatcgggaatggtcctgattaattcatcttaaacaagaaagaataaacaatataaagataatatataaaaacagcccttagttagaatgggacactaacagatacatgtatataaatcttgaaacatacctattaccgaatccgcaacttgactggaaaaagccgaaaaatgttgggattccatctaaaataaattatctgtgtaaattttatgCGCAATCTATATTATCCACACACCACTACTCGTCAAACTCaattatataccccaacaaataaactgctccccgtgtataaatattcttatactaagcaaatcatgggtaatacggctaagtctttctatattaattatgcgccacaaatatgatttatgcggtaaaactatattacacagccccactaaatataccgctactgtataaatatgactataaatatgtctatgttaaacaacacACATGTAGTAAGTAAACGCTGCaggcgctagttagggcgtattgacagttattaactactgtattacataaattatgttataatagttgcccgcggataagtctttctatattaattatgtaccacagaatatgttttatgcagtaaaactatattatacaacgatactaaatatgcagctatcctccagtataaAACTAACTTATTAgacaaataacacccttaattatggttttagagatgcatagttaaatataattaagcatttgcgaataataacacaactgtcttatatacttacatttagaatagcttgcTTTTTTTAGTCTGGTCGGACTTCTGGTGGTTGTCTGATGTACTTTAGCGGGCCAGCcacctgtatttatcctgagtgtcagaaaccagctcacctgttaacacccagaaacacacccagttacgcccccaccacacgcctgctgttaacacccagaacacaaccatacatgcaattaatgcatgcattaactcaggcatgatatatccggattaaaacaggaatttttatacagctgaatttctgaaagaagcatgctgttgattaacgaaccacaatcattttaatcaatcatgacgtctaaatcgtatgatgccatattagaaaaacaatattttacatgccGCGCACCCGgctcattctcgggtattgacaaattatttagatctgcaagagcacgcggtataaagaaatctgatgttattgcctggttaaataagcaagacacctacacgctacacaagcctgctagaaaacgctttttgacaaataaaatttacgtctcggccattgatgcgcagtggcaggcggatctcgtaagtttaattgactattcaagggaaaatgataatgtcaaatacatcctgacggtgattgatgttctatcgagatacgcatggtgcgtagccttgacaaacaagacaggcgctagtgtcgccagatcgttcgaattaatatttcaaaatgataagcgcataccgaagaaactgcagacggatcgcggcaaagaatttataaattcatcactcaaacagctatgtaatacgtacaatattcatcacttttttacaaacaatgatgtaaaagccgctatggtcgagcgttttaatcgcacattaaaaacccgtatgtggcgctatcttacgcatcataatacctttaggtatattgatattttaccggatttgctgcatagctacaaccatacgtaccactcaacgatccgctgtagtcccgcgtctgtgtcagagagaaacgtgatgcaaatctggcgcaatatttacagttctactattactaataaaccgattaaaccgtctttaacggtcggctctcatgtgagaatatcgcgctataaatcgaccttctgtaagggctatgagaagacgtacagcgatgagatttttttaatcaccggcgtctccaataaatttcataaacccctttataaaatcagtgatttagccggagagcctgtagaggggtcattttataaggaagagctgcaaaaaatacctatggatgaggatcgtgtctacagagtagaaaagattttgagaaaaaaacgtgtcaggggtgtgagtcattgctttgtcaaatggctgggctaccccgaaaaattcaatagttggatcccggcctcagagttgacagatatataaccatggaagcgggctcatttttcgtgacattacccagtaattcgtcaattaaaatctaccctgaaaacacaatatcggagtacaataccaagttagcgcgggccgttcatctttcggcagattatgaggtggcgttaacggaaatacagtacccccatacgtggaacacgtttgatgcttttgaagggagcttctacgcggctaaacacggcgaacctttagtacagtatcacataaaatcaggattttactcgtccattcctaagctagttggcgcggtcaatgcccgaatagaagcgctgtatttatctacgcctgcctacagaatacggtatgatgagctacgccgcgaggtgatcctgaccgacccatcccctatacagtttactctgggtactaagttaaaatttattttcggcctgcagaccgtcgatgactcccccgttgctttaatgccgtggaatcgccgcttttaccccgattcaaaggctggtttttattcgctttttgtatacactgatataattcagcatcaacttgtaggtgacagttacgttcaactgctacgaaccgtagaagttagcggcgatgataatgatattgtcacggtgcgctactcacggcccgattacataccgctgtgcaagcaacactttgactccataaacattacagtcatgtcggaccagggaacgccggttaaattcagatacggcaagtgtatagtgcgattacattttagacctcgccagcattgacacgataaaatgctgtctcaaagggtgtatggagatcctgctgtttatgcccgctactatactgcacaGTCGGGGCACGgtctagagggattccgcgggagcgagtacatgtatggctctggactggcaggactatttaaaggtttatttcgtcgcgccgtgccgcttttcagaaaaggcttagaattagtaaaaccacacgttcggactgctgcccggaacatcgctgcagatgccgtgacatccgcatcgactgcccttatgaaaaggataaatacgccaacccatcaagacggctctgggataatctatgtcgctaaaaaagcccaaaaaagaaagcgccgcgtttgccctcctttaccgccgatgctcatgaataaaactacatccaagagacgcccccgtcagaaacgagtaagacgctctgcggacgacatcttctaatcagttaccatggctttcctgcatgacgcttctgtagagtgcgcaaaatctgaactggatatttttgccgtaccaccgactcaaacaagtatcgagaaatctctatttgtagaagtacagcctgttgctgctctgtcagacaatggaccgttggagttttacatatctggtagtggtgattattattatgatctgaacaacacgctactgtacataagctgtcgcatcgtgaagcatgataatacggccatcgccgatggtgcgcgtgtggcgctcataaactaccctctagccactctttttaaccaggtcgatattactctgggagaccgacttatctcacaatcggacaatctctacagctatagagcctacatagagacccttttaaattacagttcacagacgctggcatcgcaatttacagccggtttgttctataaagacactgcggggcatcataatgacaggcgcctggatggcgcaaatgcgggatttatcaaaagagccagtgccgcctctcgctcaaaacccatcgaccttttgggacccatatttggggatatatttaaccagccaaagttaatattgaacggccttgaccttaaggttaaactgtcaagaaataaggatactttctgcctcatgtccgcagaagccgagccgctgaaggtacaaatctcgcaggcggctctctatgtgaaaagagtgcaggtatcaccggctgtccgaatcggccacagccaggccctcctagcagcaacagccaagtacgctgttgaccgaacatgcctgaaagtgtacagcatcgccgcagggacacgaatcacgaaccacgagaacctcttcctaggacagataccaaaaactgttatattggggtttgtagataatgagggcttcagcggttcttatacaaaaaacccactggactttcaccactaccacgtcaatcacgcggcattatatctggatggtcagcagatacccgcgaggccttataatcctaattttaatgctgatttagccatcagagaatatatggcgcttgcccatatatcgggcaagcaaaaggctgattgtgccatggcgatagatcgtgaagaatttatggctggcttcacgctatttgcttttgatttatcgcctgatcaagagcctggaggccatttctcgctcattaaaacaggtaatctgcgtgctgaagtccgctttgcgatagcgacaccccacacgataaatatgattgtctttgcagtcaaccacaccattctggaaattaataacaggcgagagatcttgtacgattttaattaagcaacgatggacagtctgcagcttacagttgtagcgcggtccgataattatacagaccgcatattcgccggtgtgtttccgtgtgatttgcttccggaagaaagagtgactcagagacccgcggcatatattgtgaatacagacccggcaaatcaagctggtcgccactggatattaatcgtactctgcgacgataagacgggcatattttttgacagttacggcttccgtgcggataatattatctttccacgcgcttttgtgacattcctgaacaagaattgttattcttattgttatcagagcgcacaaattcaagatttgtatagcagtgtatgcggtcattattgcatatatgtattataccatatagcgcgaggctttccatttaagaagattttacaaaattttacgtctgacatgcagaataatgatcgagccgtatcagattttgtgacatcaagattttcaggcgccgttatt
The nucleotide sequence above comes from Ranitomeya imitator isolate aRanImi1 chromosome 7, aRanImi1.pri, whole genome shotgun sequence. Encoded proteins:
- the LOC138644900 gene encoding uncharacterized protein — encoded protein: MFPEPTTTEHNQPPVEELMYQTPTPRNSPDSRAPKKQLGPAGKKGRACKLKPRRIFTKENIPELMESIAEAAEDATAIIHHTSLSPKRKVMRKTPPAPLQPLQITENDAAQAWPAIQTANGSVRAYPLSPICVVQDAGNPVPSDHREIPHSSTGQPSTIRVNDPAPLYPEVLEAPRKHKRKTKHVTESPTASCAVGATATMSREEYDREIDQLADDLWRVCRIHS